The following are encoded together in the Juglans microcarpa x Juglans regia isolate MS1-56 chromosome 2D, Jm3101_v1.0, whole genome shotgun sequence genome:
- the LOC121248443 gene encoding low-temperature-induced 65 kDa protein produces MDSRTEHPPAEGHEDEHSHEKTSVFKKVKAKAKRMKDTLKKHGQGPDQDHHEHHPDEHHIPDDHDLGKEDDEDEEMVEDPEVHARTETENSGKSKLDFGRLGATREDAPSPGERHESKIIKPIKGIEPNTDQPISKFGNPIVSGEQSHAPQNTPVSPPPGDYGTKATDPTKTSVLGEGGGTGQPKVNLERPMGLEEDRHAPKDRSEPHSPTNYRTKVTDPKGTGGEEAGIAPILQSFEKMKVHDEPSPKPTGPDDNSPTTIRQQFTKSPTESHDQFSPGPIPPEAKTVRDKSQLPESFDATKRTDDSWDISEEPKPTGPDDNSPTTITKLPDDSRDISEEPMNQRSSTEKIPPATSTIADKAISAKNVVASKSGYGEPKPKPTGPDDNSPTTITKLTDDSRNISEEPRSSTEKISPATSTIADKAISAKNAVASKFGYGEKDMTSGTEVRQSGDNAKSSPAEYGKKIAATETEKQNPVYEKVAEAGSTAISKVHGTGTTDTDPGIGNESRSSDVRGQDKGVSVKDYFLEKSRPGDEDRALAEVISDTLHKPNKKPGEGEMPPMGKVTESGEVARQLGTKEDNSCQGMQSSDVNNSQEKGVVDKFKGAVGSWFGLGGESQPQVSPQPHDGSSYGDEGISRSANGDGGNSSPTADEGKRLQEN; encoded by the exons atggatTCACGAACAGAACATCCTC CAGCGGAAGGTCATGAAGATGAGCACTCCCATGAGAAGACGTCGGTGTTTAAGAAGGTAAAGGCAAAGGCGAAGAGAATGAAGGATACGCTCAAGAAGCATGGCCAAGGTCCCGACCAAGATCATCATGAACATCATCCTGACGAGCACCATATtcctgatgatcatgatctaggtaaggaagatgatgaggaCGAGGAAATGGTTGAGGATCCCGAAGTTCATGCCCGAACAG AGACTGAGAATTCAGGGAAATCCAAGCTCGATTTTGGGAGGTTAGGAGCCACGAGGGAAGACGCTCCATCCCCAGGAGAGAGACACGAGAGCAAAATAATCAAGCCCATTAAGGGCATTGAGCCAAATACAGATCAACCCATTTCCAAATTTGGAAACCCAATAGTCAGTGGGGAACAATCTCACGCGCCGCAAAATACACCTGTATCACCTCCACCTGGAGATTATGGGACTAAAGCCACTGACCCAACTAAAACCTCTGTTCTTGGCGAAGGAGGAGGTACGGGACAACCTAAAGTCAATTTGGAAAGACCGATGGGCTTGGAGGAGGATCGTCACGCGCCTAAGGACAGATCTGAACCCCACTCCCCTACAAATTATCGGACCAAAGTCACTGATCCCAAGGGCACAG GCGGAGAGGAGGCAGGAATCGCCCCAATTCTTCAGtcgtttgaaaaaatgaaagtaCATGATGAACCGAGTCCAAAACCAACTGGACCAGACGATAACTCACCTACTACGATAAGACAGCAGTTTACCAAATCACCTACCGAGAGCCATGACCAGTTCTCTCCAGGGCCAATTCCTCCGGAGGCCAAAACCGTCCGAGACAAATCTCAACTCCCTGAAAGCTTTGACGCCACTAAACGGACGGATGACTCTTGGGATATATCTGAGGAGCCAAAACCAACTGGACCAGACGATAACTCACCTACTACGATAACAAAACTGCCGGATGACTCGCGCGATATATCTGAGGAGCCAATGAACCAGAGGAGTTCCACTGAAAAAATCCCACCTGCCACATCCACTATTGCTGACAAAGCAATCTCTGCGAAGAATGTTGTTGCTTCAAAGAGCGGATACGGTGAACCGAAGCCAAAACCAACTGGACCAGACGATAACTCACCTACTACGATAACAAAGCTGACGGATGACTCGCGCAATATATCTGAGGAGCCAAGGAGTTCCACGGAGAAAATCTCACCTGCCACATCCACCATTGCGGACAAAGCAATCTCTGCGAAGAATGCTGTTGCTTCAAAGTTTGGATACGGAGAGAAGGATATGACATCTGGGACTGAAGTCCGCCAGAGTGGAGATAATGCCAAGTCTTCACCAGCGGAATATGGGAAGAAAATTGCTGCGACGGAGACTGAGAAACAAAACCCAGTATACGAGAAGGTTGCTGAAGCAGGTAGTACTGCGATCTCAAAAGTGCATGGCACTGGCACTACCGATACTGACCCTGGTATTGGCAATGAATCTCGGAGTTCGGACGTTAGAGGGCAAGACAAAGGAGTGTCAGTGAAAGACTATTTTTTGGAGAAGTCGAGGCCTGGCGATGAGGACAGGGCGTTAGCTGAGGTGATCTCGGATACTTTACACAAGCCCAACAAAAAGCCAGGGGAAGGAGAGATGCCGCCTATGGGCAAGGTGACCGAGTCAGGGGAGGTGGCAAGACAGTTGGGCACTAAGGAAGACAATTCTTGCCAAGGGATGCAATCGAGCGATGTAAATAATAGCCAGGAGAAGGGTGTGGTGGATAAGTTTAAAGGTGCTGTCGGTTCATGGTTTGGACTTGGGGGAGAATCTCAGCCCCAAGTTTCTCCACAGCCCCATGATGGTTCCTCGTATG GCGATGAGGGTATTTCCCGTTCTGCcaatggagatggaggaaacAGTAGCCCCACAGCAGATGAGGGCAAAAGACTTCAGGAGAACTGA